The nucleotide sequence GCCTCGAGAAGGACCTGCTCGAAAAGTATGGCGAGCCGTGCCCCGAAGCGCTGGTCGAGAGCGCGCTCGACCACATCAAGCTGCTGCAGGACCACGACTTCCACGAATACAAGGTGGCGGTGAAGGCCAGCGACGTATTCCTCGCGGTCGCCGCCTACATGGGTCTCGCCGATGCAGTCGATTGCCCCTTGCACCTCGGCATTACCGAGGCCGGCGGGCTGATCGGCGGCACGGTCAAGTCTTCCATCGGCATCGGCAACCTGCTGTGGGCGGGCATCGGCGACACCATCCGCGTCAGCCTCTCGGCCGAGCCCGAGCAGGAAGTGCGCGTCGGCTTCGAGATTCTCAAGAGCCTCGGCCTGCGCACCCGCGGCGTGCGCGTCGTCTCGTGCCCGAGCTGCGCGCGGCAAGGCTTCGACGTCATCCGCACGGTGCAAGCACTCGAAGAACGCCTGCAGCACATCAAGACCCCGCTTTCGCTCTCGGTCCTGGGCTGCGTGGTCAATGGGCCGGGCGAAGCGCGCGAGACCGACATCGGCCTGACCGGCGGCGGCGCGGGAAAGCACATGGTCTACCTCTCGGGCGTAACCGACCATCATGTGAAGGACGCCGACATGCTCGACCACATCGTCGCGCTGGTCGAGGCCAAGGCGGCGGAAATCGAGGAC is from Croceibacterium aestuarii and encodes:
- the ispG gene encoding flavodoxin-dependent (E)-4-hydroxy-3-methylbut-2-enyl-diphosphate synthase, with amino-acid sequence MSAIRPWRTIERRKSRQIMVGKVPVGGDAPITVQTMTNTPTEDVGATIDQIRRCEDAGCDIIRVSCPTAEATANFDQIVKASSIPIVADIHFHYKRALEAADKGAACLRINPGNIGSSERVAEVVRAAKANGCAIRIGVNAGSLEKDLLEKYGEPCPEALVESALDHIKLLQDHDFHEYKVAVKASDVFLAVAAYMGLADAVDCPLHLGITEAGGLIGGTVKSSIGIGNLLWAGIGDTIRVSLSAEPEQEVRVGFEILKSLGLRTRGVRVVSCPSCARQGFDVIRTVQALEERLQHIKTPLSLSVLGCVVNGPGEARETDIGLTGGGAGKHMVYLSGVTDHHVKDADMLDHIVALVEAKAAEIEDGMSDAGMSDTGTAVAAE